In a genomic window of Sphingomonas lutea:
- the cysD gene encoding sulfate adenylyltransferase subunit CysD, with protein sequence MAELTHLDRLEAESIHIMRETVAEAARPVMLYSIGKDSAVMLHLARKAFFPAPLPFPLLHVDTTWKFRDMYALRDKVAADPGVRLIVHVNRDAESQGINPFDHGPAHTDLWKTQGLKQALDAHRFDAAFGGARRDEEKSRAKERIFSFRDRNHRWDPKRQRPEVWANYNLRTNAGESMRVFPLSNWTELDVWQYILREGIEIVPLYFAAERPIVERDGLLLMVDDDRFRLDGATPQMRRVRFRTLGCYPLSGAIESDAASVEEIIAEMLTTTTSERQGRAIDRDGGSASMEKKKQEGYF encoded by the coding sequence TTGGCGGAACTGACGCATCTCGACCGGCTCGAGGCGGAGAGCATCCACATCATGCGCGAGACGGTCGCGGAGGCCGCTCGCCCGGTCATGCTCTATTCCATCGGCAAGGATTCCGCGGTGATGCTGCACCTCGCCAGGAAGGCGTTCTTTCCGGCGCCGCTGCCGTTCCCGTTGCTCCACGTCGATACGACCTGGAAGTTTCGCGACATGTACGCGCTTCGCGACAAGGTGGCTGCGGATCCGGGCGTCAGGCTGATTGTCCACGTCAACCGCGACGCCGAGAGTCAGGGGATCAACCCCTTCGACCACGGCCCTGCGCACACCGATCTGTGGAAGACGCAAGGGCTCAAGCAGGCGCTCGACGCGCACAGGTTCGACGCGGCGTTCGGCGGCGCCCGGCGCGACGAGGAGAAGAGCCGCGCCAAGGAGCGCATCTTCAGCTTCCGCGACCGCAACCACCGCTGGGACCCCAAGCGCCAGCGGCCCGAGGTGTGGGCCAATTACAATCTGCGCACCAACGCCGGCGAGAGCATGCGGGTGTTCCCGCTGTCCAACTGGACCGAGCTCGACGTCTGGCAATATATCCTGCGCGAGGGGATCGAGATCGTGCCCCTGTACTTCGCCGCCGAGCGGCCGATCGTCGAGCGCGACGGCCTGCTGCTGATGGTCGATGACGATCGCTTCCGGCTCGACGGGGCCACGCCGCAGATGCGCCGGGTCCGCTTCCGCACGCTCGGCTGCTATCCGCTGTCGGGCGCGATCGAGAGCGATGCGGCGAGTGTCGAGGAGATCATCGCCGAAATGCTGACCACCACCACGTCCGAACGCCAGGGCCGCGCGATCGACCGCGACGGCGGCAGCGCGAGCATGGAGAAGAAGAAGCAGGAGGGCTATTTTTGA
- a CDS encoding autotransporter outer membrane beta-barrel domain-containing protein, whose product MKTSNRIALLAGASVTAIGLATPAFAQTTPAPVATFPNFVICPADAPDPTPFVADCTYGVILGTTAAPLAGPQVATVNTQPTGQVEQILTAATVDIDIINNGDTRIIAQAVVNSDDATAQVLNGIEQDGEATAGSADVTIDNNARLEILAIAAASGSADSDATALLNSGIFQEATTTAAGTATATITNDSNEGMIFRANASATGSGAISTPNATASIGDSVGAGIRQNVSAINGAATGTITGTAQGPNALVFDVDAVSTGTTAVAFGEIDAGIWQSVNSTAGGNASAVITGAAATGNTATTNGGGLRATLDVTATSSSTAGGQDADATADLEVVLQTANATAGNASALIDINGVWDIDAVIGASTAGTGNTTTANLIETAAEGVIRQVATSAGGAANTATAELTNDRALDMNLAVTATGRGNAALALAADADLVIFGVVQAASTTGGTGTGTTNFINRGLVSMVNSATATGTLGDVPGATNSQSDLAFVGVTQTAEDLARFDNTATPGTLPAGAVARSYTVTGTATASGLEGAVANSTVVGVDQNLSARGATVQFDNDAAFSVTATAATNATSTAATVISTSLAHGLEVDGEAAILAIDNDAAFNVTSNATNNQNGNVGNATAIGMDIDADTADVTFAAALSGVVRNDATMTILGNGDDAGTATGIRLEGGALTATVTNAGTLNVDAIGGRSATNLGTATATGILVQTDAGALIPLAATTGTIVNSGTIRVRESVDNGATFRRGDAINTAAAPNAVAINLLGGGSIFGDIVLSADDVVTVDNGETSLEGTINPACAPVAELTALDLVTTACTTGTLSITNDGSLFLRSRQLTGPTTEVNAPSYVFVDTFNQAAGGVLVLELQPNTAEGVFDSDGGAAPAGTYPRVFADTANLGGSLEVRLNPLNGLFADTYTWNNVIDASVRNGDYEGAGECTIGGLYADSILLTLDCIPEAGNIDLALTRTFFDEVDGLNQNGINVGAGLECIYDTVLVGGIADVLSDLFQIDTAEEYNAALNVLAGASYANYLQSFQSLGVRYNDLLDHATSCEIPALAGSVIECRASAPLHLWGQFDYQRRKADGDLEANDYKAKRWSALIGLDGNIMNNVIIGGSVGVVNNDTVDEGLIGHDVDASGYQIGAYGVFDPGPFYAKVMGTYNWFDGDANRVIDLVQFGGNFINNVEGDPDVRMWTLGLHAGARFPFGGSATVTPYANLDYVAATLKGFTETGAAGPGLTIYDSESNHTYGTLGVKLAGQFAGVVPELNLGYRHRFGDRRSSFTASFLEDDGCEFDVISASEKRGAFIGGLSVGGKVGPIDLRLAYTGEYNSNVTSHAGNFRVIIPIGGRAAPAPAPVPVEAAPPPPPPPPPPPPPPPRRRRRRPLVSAVSKGRPRARPGLGTDMTRGGRGAIPSLFLCACAPGVRVAQCAC is encoded by the coding sequence ATGAAGACCTCGAACCGTATCGCGCTGCTTGCCGGTGCATCCGTAACAGCAATTGGGCTAGCGACGCCCGCCTTCGCGCAGACGACGCCGGCGCCGGTTGCGACCTTCCCGAACTTCGTCATTTGCCCGGCCGACGCGCCGGACCCGACGCCGTTCGTTGCGGACTGCACCTATGGCGTGATTCTCGGCACGACCGCCGCGCCGCTCGCGGGCCCGCAGGTTGCGACCGTCAACACGCAGCCGACCGGCCAGGTCGAACAGATCCTGACCGCCGCGACGGTCGACATCGACATCATCAATAACGGCGACACGCGCATCATCGCGCAAGCGGTCGTCAACAGCGACGACGCCACCGCGCAGGTGCTCAACGGCATCGAGCAGGACGGCGAAGCGACGGCTGGCAGCGCCGACGTCACGATCGACAACAATGCGCGTCTCGAAATCCTCGCGATTGCGGCGGCTTCGGGCTCGGCGGACTCGGACGCCACGGCGTTGCTGAACAGCGGCATCTTCCAGGAAGCCACGACGACGGCGGCCGGAACCGCGACCGCGACGATCACCAACGACAGCAACGAAGGCATGATCTTCCGCGCCAACGCAAGCGCCACCGGATCGGGTGCGATCTCGACGCCGAACGCGACTGCAAGCATCGGCGATAGCGTCGGTGCCGGCATTCGGCAGAACGTGAGCGCCATCAACGGCGCCGCGACCGGCACGATCACTGGGACGGCGCAGGGCCCCAACGCCCTGGTGTTCGACGTGGATGCGGTTTCCACGGGCACCACCGCCGTCGCTTTCGGCGAAATCGACGCCGGCATCTGGCAGTCGGTCAATTCCACGGCGGGCGGCAATGCCAGCGCGGTGATCACCGGGGCTGCCGCCACCGGGAACACGGCCACCACGAACGGCGGCGGGCTTCGCGCAACGCTCGACGTGACGGCGACCAGCTCCAGCACGGCCGGCGGCCAGGACGCCGACGCGACGGCTGATCTTGAGGTGGTCCTGCAGACGGCCAACGCCACTGCCGGCAACGCCAGCGCACTGATCGACATCAATGGCGTCTGGGATATCGACGCCGTCATCGGCGCGTCGACCGCGGGAACGGGCAACACGACGACCGCCAACCTCATCGAGACGGCGGCCGAAGGCGTCATCCGCCAGGTCGCAACGTCTGCCGGCGGCGCGGCCAACACGGCGACTGCCGAGCTGACCAACGACCGTGCGCTGGACATGAACCTTGCGGTGACTGCGACGGGCCGCGGCAACGCTGCGCTCGCTCTTGCAGCCGATGCCGACCTGGTCATCTTCGGCGTGGTTCAGGCGGCGAGCACGACCGGTGGTACCGGGACGGGCACGACCAACTTCATCAACCGCGGCCTCGTTTCGATGGTCAATTCGGCGACCGCCACGGGCACGCTTGGTGACGTTCCGGGTGCGACCAACTCGCAGTCCGACCTTGCTTTCGTCGGTGTCACGCAGACTGCCGAGGACCTCGCCCGCTTCGACAATACGGCGACCCCGGGCACGCTCCCGGCGGGTGCAGTTGCACGTTCCTACACGGTGACGGGCACGGCGACGGCTTCGGGCCTTGAGGGCGCTGTTGCGAACTCGACGGTCGTGGGCGTCGATCAAAACCTCAGCGCACGCGGTGCGACGGTGCAGTTCGACAACGACGCGGCGTTCAGCGTCACGGCGACGGCTGCGACCAACGCCACTTCGACGGCGGCCACGGTCATCTCCACGTCCCTCGCGCATGGTCTCGAGGTCGACGGTGAAGCCGCGATCCTGGCGATCGACAATGACGCGGCGTTCAACGTCACGTCGAACGCCACGAACAACCAGAACGGCAACGTCGGCAATGCGACCGCGATCGGCATGGACATCGACGCCGACACGGCTGACGTGACGTTCGCTGCCGCACTCAGCGGTGTGGTTCGCAACGACGCCACGATGACCATCCTGGGCAATGGCGACGATGCGGGCACGGCGACGGGCATCCGGCTTGAGGGCGGCGCGCTGACGGCGACCGTCACCAATGCGGGCACGCTCAATGTCGACGCGATCGGCGGTCGTTCCGCGACCAATCTCGGAACGGCGACGGCGACCGGCATCCTGGTTCAAACCGACGCGGGTGCGCTCATCCCGTTGGCGGCGACCACCGGCACGATCGTCAACTCGGGCACGATCCGCGTTCGTGAGAGCGTCGACAACGGCGCGACCTTCCGTCGCGGCGACGCCATCAACACGGCGGCGGCACCGAACGCGGTTGCGATCAACCTGCTCGGCGGCGGCAGCATCTTCGGCGACATCGTTCTCAGCGCCGACGACGTTGTCACGGTCGACAATGGCGAAACCAGCCTGGAAGGCACGATCAACCCGGCTTGCGCCCCGGTTGCCGAGCTGACCGCGCTCGACCTCGTCACCACGGCCTGCACCACGGGCACGCTGTCGATCACCAACGACGGTTCGCTGTTCCTGCGCAGCCGTCAGCTGACCGGCCCGACGACCGAGGTCAACGCACCGTCCTATGTGTTCGTCGACACCTTCAACCAGGCCGCCGGCGGCGTGCTCGTTCTCGAGCTGCAGCCGAACACCGCGGAAGGCGTCTTCGACTCGGACGGCGGCGCGGCGCCCGCGGGCACCTACCCGCGCGTCTTCGCCGACACGGCCAACCTTGGCGGCTCGCTTGAGGTTCGCCTCAACCCGCTGAACGGCCTGTTCGCGGACACCTACACCTGGAACAACGTGATCGACGCGTCGGTCCGGAACGGCGACTATGAAGGCGCCGGCGAGTGCACGATCGGCGGCCTCTATGCCGACTCGATCCTGCTCACGCTCGATTGTATCCCGGAAGCGGGCAACATCGACCTGGCGCTGACCCGTACGTTCTTCGATGAGGTCGACGGCCTTAACCAGAACGGCATCAACGTCGGTGCGGGCCTCGAGTGCATCTACGACACCGTCCTCGTCGGCGGCATCGCGGACGTCCTCAGCGACCTGTTCCAGATCGACACGGCTGAAGAGTATAATGCGGCGCTCAACGTCCTCGCGGGCGCGAGCTACGCCAACTACCTGCAGTCGTTCCAGTCGCTGGGCGTTCGCTACAACGACCTGCTCGACCATGCGACCTCGTGCGAGATCCCGGCCCTGGCCGGCTCGGTCATCGAGTGCCGCGCTTCGGCTCCGCTGCACCTCTGGGGTCAGTTTGACTACCAGCGCCGCAAAGCCGATGGCGACCTCGAAGCCAACGACTACAAGGCGAAGCGCTGGTCGGCCCTGATCGGTCTTGATGGCAACATCATGAACAATGTGATCATCGGCGGCAGCGTCGGCGTCGTGAACAACGACACCGTCGACGAAGGCCTGATCGGTCACGACGTCGATGCCAGCGGCTACCAGATCGGTGCCTACGGCGTGTTCGACCCGGGTCCGTTCTACGCCAAGGTGATGGGCACCTATAACTGGTTCGACGGTGACGCGAATCGCGTGATCGATCTGGTCCAGTTCGGCGGCAACTTCATCAACAACGTCGAGGGCGACCCCGACGTGCGGATGTGGACGCTGGGTCTCCATGCCGGTGCGCGCTTCCCGTTCGGCGGTTCCGCCACGGTCACGCCCTACGCCAACCTCGACTATGTCGCGGCGACGCTGAAGGGCTTCACCGAAACGGGTGCCGCGGGTCCGGGCCTGACGATCTACGACAGCGAATCGAACCACACCTACGGCACGCTCGGCGTGAAGCTGGCTGGTCAGTTCGCCGGCGTCGTTCCGGAACTCAACCTTGGCTACCGTCACCGCTTCGGCGACCGTCGCTCGAGCTTCACGGCATCGTTCCTCGAGGATGATGGCTGCGAGTTCGACGTGATCTCGGCGAGCGAGAAGCGCGGTGCCTTCATCGGCGGCCTCAGCGTCGGCGGTAAGGTTGGCCCGATCGATCTCCGTCTGGCCTACACCGGTGAGTATAACAGCAACGTCACGAGCCATGCGGGTAACTTCCGCGTGATCATCCCGATCGGTGGTCGCGCAGCCCCGGCTCCGGCGCCGGTTCCGGTCGAGGCAGCTCCGCCGCCTCCGCCGCCGCCGCCGCCGCCGCCCCCGCCGCCTCCCCGCCGCCGCCGCCGCCGGCCGCTGGTGAGCGCGGTCAGTAAGGGACGGCCTCGGGCTCGACCGGGCCTGGGAACGGACATGACAAGAGGAGGGAGGGGAGCAATCCCCTCCCTCTTTCTTTGTGCGTGCGCGCCGGGCGTTCGCGTCGCGCAATGCGCGTGCTAG
- a CDS encoding EF-hand domain-containing protein: MTYRILSIAALTIAAATPVAAAAQTATRPATAAPAAQQTPNRATLLRNLDNNFKLIDGNGDGTLTAAELAAAEQKSQQQRLNATRQQVDARFTQLDTNKDGSLSKAEFMAVAPTRTVPTGNGLNLMNPLDKNKDSKVTLDEYRSPVLVRFDQMDTNKDGQISPAERQAATQTASRR; the protein is encoded by the coding sequence GTGACCTACCGAATCCTTTCGATTGCCGCGCTGACGATCGCCGCCGCGACTCCGGTGGCCGCCGCCGCGCAGACCGCGACGCGGCCTGCCACCGCCGCCCCGGCCGCGCAGCAGACGCCCAACCGCGCCACCCTGCTCCGGAACCTCGACAATAATTTCAAGCTGATCGACGGCAATGGCGACGGCACGCTGACCGCGGCCGAGCTTGCCGCCGCCGAGCAGAAGTCGCAGCAGCAGCGCTTGAACGCGACCCGCCAGCAGGTCGACGCCCGCTTCACCCAGCTCGACACCAACAAGGACGGTTCGCTGAGCAAGGCCGAATTCATGGCGGTCGCGCCCACGCGAACGGTGCCGACGGGCAATGGCCTCAACCTCATGAACCCGCTCGACAAGAACAAGGACAGCAAGGTCACGCTCGACGAATATCGTTCGCCGGTCCTCGTCCGCTTCGACCAGATGGACACCAACAAGGACGGGCAGATCAGCCCGGCCGAGCGCCAGGCCGCGACCCAGACCGCGTCGCGCCGCTAA
- the thiC gene encoding phosphomethylpyrimidine synthase ThiC, whose protein sequence is MGDAPARTELKVTTGPIRGSRKVHVGPLKVAMREVDLEPSCGEPPLRVYDPSGPYTDPNARIDIMAGLPELRSPWIRARGDVEEVAQREVRPEDNGMLGPDRSGGVAPFPRVRKRVLRARGGSNVSQMHYARRGIVTPEMEYVAIRENLGRERALDAARDGESFGASIPDFVTPEFVRDEVARGRAIIPNNINHPESEPMAIGRNFLVKINANIGNSAVASDVASEVDKMVWAIRWGADTVMDLSTGRNIHDTREWIIRNSPVPIGTVPIYQALEKVGGVAEDLTWEIFRDTLIEQAEQGVDYFTIHAGVRLPYVPLTAKRVTGIVSRGGSIMAKWCLAHHRESFLYERFDEISEIMKAYDIAYSLGDGLRPGSIADANDEAQFAELYTLGELTRRAWAQDVQVMIEGPGHVPMHKIKENMDKQLEACGEAPFYTLGPLTTDIAPGYDHITSGIGAAMIGWYGTAMLCYVTPKEHLGLPDRDDVKVGVVTYKLAAHAADLAKGHPAAKLRDDALSRARFEFRWRDQFNLSLDPDTAEAFHDQTLPAEGAKTAHFCSMCGPKFCSMKITQEVREFARLQEQSSAARPELVEGRDRDADIGMAKMSQRFQDQGSELYIPEG, encoded by the coding sequence ATGGGCGACGCGCCTGCACGTACCGAACTGAAAGTCACCACCGGCCCGATCCGCGGGTCGCGCAAGGTCCACGTCGGCCCGCTCAAGGTCGCCATGCGCGAGGTCGATCTTGAGCCGTCGTGCGGAGAGCCGCCGCTCCGGGTCTACGACCCGTCGGGCCCGTACACCGACCCCAATGCGCGCATCGACATCATGGCCGGCCTGCCCGAGCTTCGGTCGCCATGGATCCGCGCCCGCGGCGATGTCGAGGAGGTCGCCCAGCGCGAGGTCCGGCCCGAGGACAATGGCATGCTCGGCCCCGACCGGTCGGGCGGAGTCGCCCCCTTCCCGCGCGTGCGCAAGCGCGTGCTGCGCGCGCGTGGCGGTAGTAACGTCAGCCAGATGCACTACGCCCGCCGCGGCATCGTCACGCCCGAGATGGAATATGTTGCGATCCGCGAGAACCTCGGCCGCGAGCGCGCCTTGGACGCCGCCCGCGACGGCGAGTCGTTCGGCGCATCCATCCCCGACTTCGTCACCCCCGAATTCGTTCGTGATGAAGTGGCGAGAGGCCGCGCGATCATCCCCAACAATATCAACCATCCCGAATCGGAGCCGATGGCGATCGGCCGCAACTTCCTGGTCAAGATCAACGCCAACATCGGCAATTCCGCCGTCGCCTCGGATGTCGCATCCGAGGTGGACAAGATGGTGTGGGCGATCCGCTGGGGCGCCGACACGGTCATGGACCTGTCGACCGGCCGCAACATCCACGACACGCGCGAATGGATCATCCGCAACTCGCCCGTGCCGATCGGCACCGTCCCCATCTACCAGGCGCTCGAAAAGGTCGGCGGCGTGGCCGAGGACCTGACGTGGGAAATCTTCCGCGACACGTTGATCGAGCAGGCCGAGCAGGGCGTCGATTACTTCACCATCCACGCCGGCGTCCGCCTGCCCTACGTCCCGCTGACCGCCAAGCGCGTCACCGGAATCGTCAGCCGCGGCGGATCGATCATGGCCAAATGGTGCCTCGCCCACCACCGCGAGAGCTTCCTCTACGAACGCTTCGACGAGATCAGCGAGATCATGAAGGCGTACGACATCGCCTACAGCCTCGGCGATGGCCTGCGCCCCGGCAGCATCGCCGACGCCAATGACGAAGCCCAGTTCGCCGAACTCTATACGTTGGGCGAGCTGACCAGGCGCGCCTGGGCGCAGGACGTCCAGGTGATGATCGAAGGCCCCGGCCACGTGCCGATGCACAAGATCAAGGAGAATATGGACAAGCAACTCGAAGCGTGCGGCGAGGCGCCCTTCTACACGCTCGGGCCCCTGACCACCGACATCGCGCCGGGCTACGACCATATCACCAGCGGCATCGGCGCCGCGATGATCGGCTGGTACGGCACCGCGATGCTCTGTTACGTCACCCCCAAGGAGCACCTCGGCCTCCCCGACCGCGACGACGTCAAGGTCGGCGTCGTGACCTACAAGCTCGCCGCCCACGCCGCCGACCTCGCCAAAGGCCACCCCGCCGCGAAGTTGAGGGACGACGCGCTCAGCCGGGCGCGCTTCGAATTCCGATGGCGAGACCAGTTCAACCTCTCCCTCGACCCCGACACCGCCGAAGCGTTCCACGACCAGACGCTGCCGGCGGAGGGCGCCAAGACCGCCCACTTCTGCTCAATGTGCGGGCCAAAGTTCTGCTCGATGAAGATCACGCAAGAAGTGCGAGAGTTTGCGCGGCTGCAGGAGCAATCCTCAGCCGCTCGTCCTGAGCTTGTCGAAGGGCGCGATCGTGACGCCGACATCGGCATGGCGAAGATGAGCCAGCGCTTTCAAGACCAGGGCAGCGAGCTTTACATACCTGAAGGTTGA
- a CDS encoding DarT ssDNA thymidine ADP-ribosyltransferase family protein yields the protein MGNATAVFTEFRSSRRQLGELRWDLIPQRMFTDPQVKEAKQSELLVRDFFPWTLVDRIGTHSDAVANQVAQLLAGEAHRPTVQRMPAWYY from the coding sequence CTGGGCAATGCGACAGCAGTATTCACTGAGTTTCGATCTTCACGCCGACAGCTTGGTGAACTGCGGTGGGACCTCATCCCACAACGCATGTTCACCGACCCGCAGGTCAAGGAAGCGAAGCAGTCCGAGCTGCTAGTGCGTGATTTCTTCCCATGGACGCTGGTTGACCGGATTGGCACTCACTCAGATGCCGTGGCCAATCAAGTTGCTCAGCTGTTGGCTGGGGAAGCACATAGACCGACGGTGCAGCGCATGCCCGCTTGGTATTATTGA
- the darG gene encoding type II toxin-antitoxin system antitoxin DNA ADP-ribosyl glycohydrolase DarG, whose protein sequence is MIKFTQGDLLNSDAEAIVNTVNCVGIMGCGIALQFKKMYPANFKAYAAACDAGQVLPGKMFVFETGEMTNPKYIINFPTKKHWRGNSKLEDIESGLGALREEILRRRIKSIAIPPLGSGLGGLPWHAVKSRMIDALEGLDEVDISVFEPRVDSDRMARHQRKEAPKLTPYRAALIQLMDRYVRGLMEPYVTLLEIHKLVYFLQNSGLNMRLKFVKGHYGPYAENLRHVMSDMEGYYTAGYGDGGDQPFKRISLVPTAVEQAKELIQHDAGTASNFDRISSLISGFETPLGLELLATTHWAVSEGGKKSVQDIRAFYCAWNARKSEFSEHQIGIALDRLERAGWLPK, encoded by the coding sequence ATGATTAAATTTACACAGGGCGACTTGTTGAACAGTGACGCAGAGGCAATCGTCAACACAGTGAATTGTGTTGGCATCATGGGGTGTGGCATCGCGTTGCAATTCAAAAAGATGTATCCTGCCAACTTTAAAGCCTATGCTGCCGCATGTGACGCGGGTCAGGTCCTTCCCGGTAAGATGTTCGTCTTTGAAACAGGCGAGATGACTAATCCGAAGTATATCATCAACTTTCCGACCAAGAAGCATTGGCGTGGAAATAGCAAGTTAGAGGATATCGAGTCGGGATTGGGAGCCCTTCGCGAAGAAATCCTCCGTCGGAGAATTAAATCTATAGCGATTCCGCCTCTAGGTAGCGGCCTCGGTGGACTGCCGTGGCATGCGGTGAAATCGAGAATGATTGACGCGCTCGAAGGTCTCGACGAAGTCGATATTTCGGTGTTCGAGCCGCGCGTCGACAGTGATCGAATGGCGAGACACCAAAGGAAAGAGGCGCCGAAATTAACGCCGTACCGGGCAGCTCTTATTCAGCTGATGGACCGTTATGTTAGGGGTTTGATGGAGCCCTACGTGACGCTGCTGGAAATTCACAAACTAGTGTACTTCCTTCAAAATTCTGGTCTCAATATGCGTCTCAAATTCGTGAAGGGTCACTACGGGCCATATGCGGAAAATCTTCGCCATGTGATGAGCGACATGGAGGGCTATTATACGGCCGGATATGGCGATGGCGGGGATCAGCCTTTCAAACGAATTTCGCTAGTTCCGACGGCTGTAGAACAGGCGAAAGAGCTGATCCAACACGATGCGGGCACAGCGAGTAACTTCGACAGAATTTCTAGCCTTATCAGCGGGTTTGAAACTCCGCTCGGCTTAGAACTTCTGGCCACAACTCATTGGGCGGTGAGTGAAGGCGGCAAGAAGTCGGTACAGGACATTCGTGCATTCTATTGCGCATGGAATGCGCGAAAATCGGAGTTCAGCGAGCACCAAATCGGCATTGCGCTAGATCGCTTGGAGCGTGCGGGCTGGTTACCCAAATAA
- a CDS encoding NAD(+)--rifampin ADP-ribosyltransferase: MYAREVPPNTPFYHGTKADLAGGDLIARGFGSNFADRALRPHLFQRDGA, encoded by the coding sequence ATGTACGCCCGCGAAGTCCCGCCCAACACGCCCTTCTACCACGGCACCAAGGCCGACCTTGCCGGCGGCGACCTGATCGCGCGCGGCTTCGGCAGCAACTTTGCCGACCGCGCGCTTCGCCCACATCTGTTTCAGCGCGACGGGGCCTGA
- a CDS encoding helix-turn-helix domain-containing protein translates to MHAPTRADACPEPSRRACPEPSPRRWTIDRQLRFLDALAHTRSVTEAAAAAGMSRASAHRLRNRDGAALFAAMWDIALAPAPAGEGHNGKIADGRVIRLLDTHFRRESGNFDGFANRLPSGGHHASDATFVTFDGRAVV, encoded by the coding sequence ATGCACGCCCCCACCCGCGCCGACGCCTGTCCTGAGCCAAGTCGAAGGGCCTGTCCTGAGCCAAGTCCAAGGCGCTGGACCATCGACCGCCAGCTCCGCTTCCTCGACGCACTCGCGCACACCCGCAGCGTGACCGAGGCCGCCGCCGCCGCGGGGATGAGCCGGGCGAGTGCGCATCGCTTGCGCAACCGCGACGGCGCGGCCTTGTTCGCGGCGATGTGGGACATCGCGCTCGCGCCCGCGCCCGCTGGCGAAGGTCACAACGGCAAGATTGCCGACGGCCGCGTGATTCGCTTGCTCGACACGCATTTTCGGCGGGAAAGTGGCAATTTCGACGGCTTCGCCAATCGGCTGCCGAGCGGCGGCCACCACGCATCGGACGCGACCTTTGTGACCTTCGACGGTAGAGCGGTCGTATGA
- a CDS encoding DUF1993 domain-containing protein, whose protein sequence is MTITDLLVPTYRNMLRTLRGLLDKAEAQLGPEAAGALLSARLAPDMFPLATQLRFACVQAQEAPMRLLGRMYAPLDALLDEGRNAGEQPGTLADARTRIDEALAFLDTLAPDALDGAPGDAAIALTLPMGLTFDLTRETFARDWAIGQFYFHVMAAYAILRMAGVEIGKADYVPHMFAYLRQAPAANPATGDPNG, encoded by the coding sequence ATGACCATCACCGACCTCCTCGTCCCGACCTATCGCAACATGCTGCGCACCCTGCGCGGCCTGCTCGACAAGGCCGAAGCGCAGCTTGGGCCGGAGGCGGCCGGGGCGCTTCTGTCCGCCCGCCTCGCCCCCGACATGTTCCCGTTGGCGACCCAGCTGCGCTTCGCCTGCGTCCAGGCGCAGGAAGCGCCGATGCGGCTGCTGGGCCGGATGTACGCCCCGCTCGACGCGCTCCTCGACGAAGGCCGCAACGCGGGGGAGCAGCCCGGCACCTTGGCCGATGCGCGCACCCGCATCGACGAAGCCCTCGCCTTCCTCGACACCCTTGCCCCCGATGCGCTCGACGGGGCGCCGGGCGATGCCGCGATCGCGCTCACCCTGCCGATGGGCCTGACCTTCGACCTCACCCGCGAGACGTTCGCGCGCGATTGGGCGATCGGCCAATTCTACTTCCACGTCATGGCCGCCTACGCGATCCTGCGCATGGCTGGGGTGGAGATCGGCAAGGCCGATTACGTCCCCCACATGTTCGCTTATCTGCGTCAGGCGCCGGCAGCGAACCCCGCCACAGGAGATCCGAATGGCTGA
- a CDS encoding DUF4287 domain-containing protein: MADDKVKGPASYFPSIEAKYGRPIAEWKAMIRARPPARHMEHVAWLKAEHNMGHGHANALVAHTLAEK; this comes from the coding sequence ATGGCTGACGACAAGGTGAAAGGCCCCGCATCCTATTTCCCGTCGATCGAGGCCAAATACGGCCGCCCGATCGCCGAGTGGAAGGCAATGATCCGCGCCCGCCCGCCGGCCAGGCACATGGAGCATGTCGCCTGGCTCAAGGCCGAGCATAATATGGGCCACGGCCACGCCAACGCGCTGGTCGCGCACACGCTCGCCGAAAAGTGA